A stretch of Primulina tabacum isolate GXHZ01 chromosome 13, ASM2559414v2, whole genome shotgun sequence DNA encodes these proteins:
- the LOC142521905 gene encoding uncharacterized protein LOC142521905: MKRLFNILEYTPDLQLKLAICQLKDRAQLWWETTEEALKESGERVTWDVFCAQFAREYSPPSYYSAKEAEFNRLTQGNMTVVEYASQFSALLAYVPHVASTDRNKLSHFMQGLNRTICTLVVAGAPINYADAVEKAKNVEASLLLAEPQSVQPGFPQSFGGNVSMPVGAPLYRPLLPYQPTQSYQQPKQQNFKAKGKQFKKQTRSSSSSSGSQCGSSVGSPVGVFCDRCGGKHFSTQCTGVHGSCNICGQVGHYARVCPNAVRQQFQQPQFGQGFRGQATRPFVPTQSFQQSSYPQPRGSAQQRFPGPQQARVHALTQDQVQDAPGGVIADTVSVSTPAGVCLMSHEIILNCVIRFDDNIMITNLIKLDMSDFDCILGMDTLSNYRATVDCFHGVVRFRPYYGSKWNFYGSDSQSRIPLVSAMEMFRILSTGNEGFMIYAVDATQGKRFEVSDIPVVKEFPDVFPMKFLDFHPRGKLILALSWCPGQILFRGHHTVWLQRN, encoded by the exons ATGAAGCGTTTGTTCAATATATTGGAGTACACTCCTGACTTGCAGCTTAAGTTGGCTATTTGTCAATTAAAAGACCGAGCCCAGTTATGGTGGGAAACTACTGAGGAAGCTTTGAAAGAATCAGGTGAAAGagttacttgggatgtattttgcGCTCAGTTTGCTCGAGAGTATTCACCGCCTTCGTACTATTCGGCCAAGGAAGCTGAATTCAATAGATTGACTCAAGGTAATATGACTGTAGTGGAGTATGCCTCTCAATTTTCAGCGCTTCTTGCCTATGTTCCTCATGTTGCTAGCACTGATCGGAACAAGCTATCGCATTTTATGCAAGGATTGAATCGAACCATTTGTACTTTAGTAGTCGCTGGAGCACCTATTAATTATGCCGATGCCGTTGAGAAAGCCAAGAATGTGGAGGCGAGTTTACTTTTGGCAGAACCACAGTCAGTTCAACCAGGTTTTCCTCAGAGTTTCGGAGGTAATGTGTCGATGCCAGTGGGTGCACCATTATACCGTCCTTTACTGCCGTACCAGCCTACGCAGTCTTATCAACAACCAAAGCAGCAAAATTTTAAGGCCaaaggaaaacagttcaagaaacaGACTCGTAGTAGTTCTTCTAGTTCTGGCAGTCAGTGTGGAAGTTCAGTTGGGTCCCCAGTTGGAGTATTTTGTGATCGTTGTGGTGGTAAGCATTTCAGCACTCAGTGTACGGGAGTTCACGGATCTTGTAATATTTGTGGGCAAGTTGGACAttatgctagagtatgtccgaaTGCAGTGAGACAACAATTTCAGCAACCTCAGTTTGGTCAGGGTTTTAGAGGACAAGCAACTAGGCCTTTTGTTCCGACTCAGTCTTTTCAGCAGTCTAGCTATCCTCAGCCTAGAGGTTCTGCACAGCAGCGTTTCCCAGGGccacagcaggctcgagttcaTGCTTTAACCCAGGATCAAGTTCAAGACGCACCGGGTGGAGTTATCGCAG ATACTGTGTCAGTCTCTACACCTGCTGGTGTATGTTTGATGTCTCATGAGATAATTCTGAATTGTGTTATTAGATTCGatgataatattatgataactaATCTCATCAAGCTGGATATGTCTGACTTCGACTGTATTCTGGGAATGGATACTCTGTCTAATTATCGAGCTACCGTCGATTGTTTCCATggagttgtcagattcagaccgtaTTATGGCAGTAAATGGAATTTTTACGGTAGTGATTCGCAATCACGTATTCCATTAGTGTCAGCAATGGAGATGTTTAGAATCTTGTCGACAGGAAATGAAGGATTCATGATCTATGCAGTTGATGCGACACAGGGAAAAAGATTTGAAGTTTCTGATATTCCTGTTGTCAAGGAATTCCCTGATGTATTTCCAATGAAATTCCTGGATTTCCACCCCAGAGGGAAATTGATTTTAGCATTGAGTTGGTGTCCGGGACAAATCCTATTTCGAGGGCACCATACCGTCTGGCTCCAGCGGAATTGA